A window from Chitinophaga filiformis encodes these proteins:
- a CDS encoding SusC/RagA family TonB-linked outer membrane protein, protein MKFFTGLALVMLLATCSAAFAQKGRTVRGQVVAGENRQALERVVVLEKGTQNHVFTGAAGDYAITLTGDNATLVFSYVGYATQQLPAGNGETLNVTMQTSLKDLGEVVVTAFGVKKEKRALGYTIQQVESKDLNVNHQSNVVNALQGKVAGVQISSAGGGPGQGSRIIIRGINSIASDRNSQPLFIVDGVEIDNSTYTTGSSETRGMSNRASDINPDDIESVSVLRGGAATALYGIRAANGAILITTKSGKAGKLQVSYSGMYGLDKVNKTPEVQSRFSQGYLSVYDPASFWPTFGPTVEEAKKLDNTHPDKLYNNYKQAFETGTQTRHTVNLTGGSEKAQLMGSMSYFNQDGVIPFSDYTSYNARLNAQFKVSDKISAGASLNYINSGGNRVNSDRYGEQIIYWSPRWNMKDYVKADGTQQTYSSGTNNPIYTLSTNKFRDNVNRTIASTFITYKPLQWLNFSYRIGNDFYTDGRTHQAPGPKGLVGEAPNLDDNEYGFIYEYNLRSRNLTSTLLANITHTFNEKYSIDLKLGHDLRDQRVRRSSVMGDTLVVPDLFLLGNAKRVTADSYIFDYRNYGYFADLTLGLNNYLFLELTGRNDLTTTLSRSNRNYFYPSVSLSYIFSDQFKLPDWWSYGKAKMSYAKIGKDGDAYAITNGFETGLPLGSTIPFYQNRTLGNPNLRPEFTQTLEAGAELRFLENRLGLEVTAYQQKSKDLLVPVDVSPTTGFDKAYVNAGEINNKGLEVTLSAMPVHTKDFSWDFRVNFSTNRNRVEKLNDNLGQIVISTQFGYLSSSVTTKLVPGQSYGALYGRTYKRYYGSETDDKVTLRKDLPLLIGANGFPVLDDASNQRYLGNSLPKWIGSTTQTLRYKQLSLSLLVDVRHGNYKYNQLSNFLAAFGESRQTENRDQTIVFTGVHADGTPNTKPVYLGQAKGPDGVDYGAGFYRNYYRGASENFIEDASWVRLRSASLSYTLPAQWLSGTKTISGATVSFTGNNLWLHTKYTGFDPETSSSSAGNNASDAFSGFTYPATRSFLFSVNLQF, encoded by the coding sequence ATGAAATTTTTTACAGGGCTGGCACTGGTCATGCTATTGGCTACCTGTTCTGCCGCATTTGCCCAGAAGGGTAGAACTGTGCGCGGACAGGTAGTTGCCGGGGAAAACAGGCAGGCACTTGAAAGAGTGGTTGTACTGGAAAAGGGTACACAGAACCATGTCTTTACAGGGGCAGCCGGTGATTATGCAATAACCCTCACCGGCGACAATGCTACATTGGTATTCTCTTACGTGGGATATGCCACACAACAATTACCTGCAGGAAATGGAGAGACACTCAACGTTACTATGCAGACCTCTTTGAAAGACCTGGGAGAGGTGGTGGTCACTGCCTTTGGCGTTAAGAAGGAAAAACGCGCACTGGGTTATACCATTCAACAGGTGGAAAGTAAAGACCTGAACGTGAATCATCAATCCAATGTGGTGAACGCGTTGCAGGGCAAGGTGGCCGGCGTACAGATCTCCAGTGCCGGCGGAGGACCGGGTCAGGGTTCCCGCATCATTATCAGGGGTATCAATTCCATTGCGAGCGACAGGAATAGTCAGCCCTTATTCATTGTAGACGGGGTAGAGATTGACAACAGTACCTATACCACCGGCAGTTCAGAAACAAGAGGCATGAGTAACCGCGCCAGTGATATCAATCCGGATGATATCGAGAGTGTATCTGTTCTACGAGGCGGCGCCGCTACCGCGCTATATGGTATCCGTGCCGCAAACGGAGCGATCCTTATTACGACTAAATCGGGTAAGGCCGGTAAGCTGCAGGTGAGCTACAGTGGTATGTACGGGCTGGATAAAGTAAATAAGACGCCGGAGGTACAATCCAGATTCTCCCAGGGATACCTGAGCGTGTACGATCCCGCCAGTTTCTGGCCTACATTCGGCCCTACTGTGGAAGAAGCGAAAAAGCTGGATAATACTCACCCCGACAAACTGTATAATAATTACAAACAGGCCTTTGAAACCGGTACACAAACACGTCATACTGTGAACCTGACCGGTGGTTCTGAAAAGGCGCAATTAATGGGATCAATGTCCTACTTCAACCAGGACGGTGTGATCCCATTCAGTGATTATACAAGCTATAATGCACGCCTCAACGCACAATTTAAAGTGAGCGATAAGATCAGCGCAGGTGCTTCGCTTAACTACATCAACTCGGGCGGTAACAGGGTGAATTCAGACCGCTATGGTGAGCAGATCATTTACTGGTCGCCCCGCTGGAACATGAAAGATTACGTGAAAGCAGACGGCACCCAACAGACCTATAGCAGTGGTACGAACAATCCTATCTATACTTTGTCAACCAACAAGTTCAGGGATAACGTGAACCGTACCATCGCCAGTACGTTTATCACTTATAAACCGCTGCAATGGCTGAATTTTTCCTATCGCATCGGGAACGATTTCTATACGGATGGCAGAACCCACCAGGCGCCCGGCCCGAAAGGACTGGTGGGCGAAGCGCCCAATCTGGATGACAATGAATACGGATTCATTTATGAATATAACCTGCGTAGCCGTAACCTGACATCTACCTTGCTGGCAAACATCACGCATACATTCAACGAAAAATATTCCATCGACCTGAAACTGGGCCATGACCTGCGCGATCAGCGGGTAAGGAGGAGCAGTGTAATGGGAGATACCCTGGTGGTGCCCGATCTTTTCCTGTTGGGAAATGCCAAACGCGTGACAGCCGATTCGTACATTTTCGACTACAGGAACTATGGCTATTTCGCAGACCTTACATTGGGACTGAACAACTACCTCTTCCTGGAACTGACAGGCAGGAATGACCTGACCACTACGTTGTCAAGAAGTAACCGTAACTACTTTTATCCTTCTGTTAGTCTGAGCTACATCTTCAGTGACCAGTTCAAACTACCTGACTGGTGGAGCTATGGCAAGGCGAAAATGTCGTATGCTAAGATCGGTAAGGATGGTGATGCTTACGCGATCACCAATGGTTTTGAAACCGGTCTTCCCCTGGGTTCAACCATTCCCTTCTACCAGAACAGGACCTTAGGAAACCCTAACCTTCGCCCTGAATTTACCCAGACACTGGAAGCAGGTGCCGAACTGAGATTCCTGGAGAACAGGCTGGGACTGGAAGTGACCGCTTATCAGCAGAAGAGTAAGGACCTGCTGGTGCCGGTAGACGTTTCTCCCACTACCGGTTTTGATAAGGCTTACGTAAATGCAGGTGAGATCAATAACAAAGGCCTGGAGGTGACGTTGTCCGCTATGCCGGTGCACACAAAAGACTTCAGCTGGGACTTCCGGGTGAATTTTTCAACGAACAGGAACCGTGTGGAGAAGCTGAATGACAACCTGGGACAGATCGTTATTTCTACGCAATTTGGTTATCTCAGTTCCAGCGTAACTACTAAACTTGTTCCTGGTCAGTCCTATGGCGCTTTATATGGCAGAACTTACAAGCGCTATTATGGTAGTGAAACGGATGATAAGGTCACCCTCCGCAAAGACCTTCCTCTCCTGATCGGGGCTAATGGTTTTCCTGTGCTGGATGATGCATCCAATCAGCGTTACCTGGGTAACAGCCTGCCTAAATGGATAGGTAGCACTACACAGACCCTTCGTTATAAACAGCTTTCGCTGTCATTGCTGGTGGATGTGCGTCACGGCAATTACAAATATAACCAGCTGTCCAACTTCCTGGCGGCCTTTGGGGAGTCCAGACAGACGGAGAACCGCGATCAGACGATCGTCTTCACAGGAGTGCATGCCGACGGAACACCCAATACCAAACCCGTTTACCTGGGTCAGGCCAAAGGTCCGGATGGGGTGGACTACGGCGCCGGCTTTTACAGGAACTATTACAGGGGAGCCAGTGAGAATTTTATTGAAGATGCTTCCTGGGTGAGGTTGCGGTCTGCGTCCCTTTCTTATACATTGCCTGCACAGTGGCTGAGCGGTACAAAGACGATCAGTGGGGCAACGGTATCATTTACAGGGAACAATCTCTGGCTCCATACTAAGTATACGGGCTTCGATCCGGAAACAAGTTCCTCTTCTGCAGGCAACAACGCCTCGGATGCGTTCTCAGGATTCACTTATCCGGCCACACGCAGTTTCCTGTTCAGCGTAAACCTTCAATTCTAA
- a CDS encoding DUF1304 domain-containing protein codes for MLLLIKFLIGFCALEHLYILWLEMFAWTTRAPKVFKRLPAHLFEPTKTLAGNQGLYNGFLAAGLIWSFFISDTEWSLKIAAFFLSCIAIAGIYGALTAGKRIFFVQALPALIALTLLLFV; via the coding sequence ATGTTGCTCTTAATTAAATTTCTCATCGGCTTTTGCGCCCTGGAGCACCTCTATATCCTATGGCTGGAGATGTTTGCCTGGACTACACGTGCCCCAAAAGTCTTTAAACGACTGCCGGCACACCTCTTTGAACCCACCAAAACACTGGCTGGCAATCAGGGACTTTATAACGGATTTCTTGCCGCAGGACTGATCTGGTCATTCTTTATCAGCGATACGGAATGGTCATTGAAGATCGCCGCTTTCTTCCTGAGCTGTATAGCAATAGCAGGCATTTATGGCGCACTGACCGCAGGGAAACGTATTTTCTTCGTACAGGCATTGCCGGCACTTATCGCGTTGACGCTGTTACTGTTTGTATAG
- a CDS encoding SDR family oxidoreductase, translating to MKHLENKVALVTGGSRGMGAAIVKQLAEEGAKVAFTYVRSADKARQLAAEVSATSGQQVIAVAADSASDTAVAAAVEEVVRTLGGIDILVNNAGVYEKKPLAAQTGADYDEMMNINVKAVFVASITAMKHMKEGGRIISIGSNMADRVAGPGATLYAMSKSALIGFTKGLARELGPRGITVNLVQPGPTNTDMNPAVGEHADRARTMMAIPHYGNVTDIASLVSFLAGPQSGFITGTSVTIDGGFNA from the coding sequence ATGAAACATCTTGAAAACAAGGTCGCATTGGTAACCGGCGGCAGTCGTGGTATGGGCGCTGCCATCGTAAAGCAACTCGCTGAAGAAGGAGCAAAGGTGGCATTCACATATGTCCGTTCTGCAGATAAAGCGCGGCAACTGGCTGCAGAAGTATCAGCTACAAGCGGTCAGCAGGTTATCGCCGTAGCGGCCGACAGCGCCTCCGATACTGCTGTAGCAGCTGCTGTTGAAGAAGTAGTACGTACGCTGGGAGGAATAGATATACTGGTGAATAATGCTGGTGTCTACGAAAAGAAACCGCTGGCGGCACAAACAGGAGCGGATTACGATGAGATGATGAATATCAACGTGAAAGCCGTATTTGTGGCCTCCATCACGGCTATGAAACACATGAAGGAAGGAGGGAGGATCATCAGCATCGGCAGCAATATGGCAGATCGTGTAGCCGGTCCCGGCGCAACACTATACGCCATGAGCAAGTCTGCCCTGATAGGGTTTACAAAGGGCTTAGCCCGGGAACTGGGGCCCAGGGGCATCACCGTCAACCTGGTGCAACCCGGCCCTACCAACACTGATATGAACCCGGCCGTGGGGGAACACGCTGACAGGGCCCGTACCATGATGGCTATTCCGCACTACGGCAATGTGACTGATATTGCCAGCCTGGTAAGCTTCCTTGCCGGACCGCAAAGTGGGTTTATCACAGGTACCTCAGTGACGATCGACGGCGGATTTAATGCCTGA
- a CDS encoding hemolysin family protein, which yields MTLDIFFTIFLVLLNGFFVAAEFAIVKVRSSQIEVNSGRSKTVSQVAKSIVNNLDGYLAATQLGITLASLGLGWVGEKVTTTLIIQLFHALNINLEEAVAHKIAVPFAFLSITILHIVFGELAPKSLAIRKPVPTTFTVALPLKLFYVVFRPFIWILNGLANVILRMVGIRPVHEHEDIHTEEELRVIIAESHQGGVIEETEKALIQNVFNLGDRQVSALMTPRNEVVWLDITDDPEVNKAKILSQKHTVYPLAKEDLDHTTGFVYSKDLLSDNFNEVINNLESISRKLLVVTVHNRAYQLLELFKRERIYQAMVVDEFGSIKGLVTINDIVDALVGDISETNEFEYEVIRNEDGSLLVDGQLPFVEFLELMGIDADPQKVNIANFVTLGGFILDRMGKIPSSGDSISWRNLKLEVIRMDQHRIAKVHICNIEKDKDKEKEEEQK from the coding sequence ATGACGTTAGACATATTTTTCACCATCTTCCTGGTACTGCTGAACGGATTTTTTGTGGCGGCAGAATTTGCGATAGTGAAAGTCCGGTCCTCGCAGATAGAAGTCAATTCCGGCCGCAGTAAAACGGTCTCGCAGGTGGCTAAGAGCATCGTTAATAACCTGGACGGTTATCTTGCAGCCACCCAGCTGGGTATTACCCTTGCTTCACTGGGATTGGGCTGGGTCGGCGAAAAAGTCACGACTACACTGATCATACAACTTTTTCATGCATTAAATATCAACCTGGAAGAAGCGGTGGCACATAAAATTGCCGTTCCTTTTGCCTTCCTTAGCATTACTATTCTTCATATTGTATTCGGTGAACTGGCTCCTAAGTCGCTGGCTATACGCAAACCAGTGCCTACTACATTTACCGTTGCACTGCCCCTGAAATTATTCTATGTGGTGTTCAGGCCCTTCATCTGGATACTGAACGGTCTTGCCAACGTAATACTACGAATGGTAGGTATACGCCCGGTACATGAGCACGAAGACATCCACACAGAAGAAGAGCTCCGCGTCATCATCGCTGAAAGCCACCAGGGTGGCGTGATAGAGGAAACCGAGAAAGCGCTGATACAAAACGTGTTCAACCTGGGCGACCGGCAGGTGTCCGCCCTGATGACCCCTCGTAATGAAGTAGTCTGGCTGGATATTACGGATGATCCGGAGGTGAATAAGGCTAAGATCCTCTCACAGAAACACACGGTCTATCCGCTTGCGAAGGAAGATCTTGACCATACAACAGGTTTCGTGTATTCAAAAGATCTCCTCAGTGATAATTTTAATGAGGTGATCAATAACCTGGAAAGCATCAGCAGGAAACTACTGGTTGTAACTGTCCATAACAGGGCCTACCAGCTGTTGGAACTCTTCAAAAGAGAACGCATCTACCAGGCAATGGTAGTAGATGAATTCGGATCTATCAAAGGGTTGGTAACCATCAATGATATCGTGGACGCCCTTGTTGGCGACATCTCCGAAACGAACGAGTTCGAATACGAGGTGATCCGCAATGAAGACGGCAGTCTGCTGGTAGACGGTCAGCTGCCATTCGTGGAGTTCCTGGAACTGATGGGCATAGATGCCGATCCTCAAAAAGTGAATATTGCCAATTTCGTAACACTGGGAGGATTCATACTGGACAGGATGGGTAAAATCCCCTCTTCCGGCGATAGTATCAGCTGGAGGAACCTCAAACTGGAAGTGATCAGAATGGACCAGCACCGTATTGCCAAGGTACACATCTGCAATATTGAAAAGGATAAAGACAAAGAAAAAGAAGAGGAACAGAAATAA
- a CDS encoding YfhO family protein, with protein sequence MIARLKNLLPHAIAILALLILSIIYCKPALNGKILSQSDNVQWQGMAKEAMDYKKEHGITPLWTTSMFGGMPTYQIAMETPYDFTNYIPAILTFGLPKPVNVLFLSALCFYLLCIVLGTNPWIGFAGAVAYTYASYSPIIIVTGHETKMLALAYLPAVIAGFVLIIRKRYLLGTGIMALFLTYLIGANHLQITYYFFLMLGVIAIVYAVYCILEKQYRHLIISGLLIMLAVVLSVGSNAVSLWTTYEYARESTRGGTSELTPLPHESTDKSKGGLDKEYAFRWSYGKFETFTMLVPDIYGGSSSGSLSSSSETYKKLVAIGVPEPSAEEVTKHWNLYWGDQSYLGTSGPVYMGAVICLLTLLGLFIIRSWHKWWLVAISTLGILLAWGSNFPAFNYFMFDHFPLYNKFRAPSQALIIPQFSFAVLAVLTLQELISGKLSREELQKKLKWTGMILAGTLLMVYVASFSFRYTNATNSQENPGGDDIFHAKLVQMFQGNTRIADELMVALYADREQLYHDDVLRTVIFAGLAFLLLWLFLKGRFNTTWLLAGISLLIVTDLLQVDNRYLNTGSFMDENNYNISFQPSEADQQILQDKDPYYRVFNLTAQPFDDAMTSYFHKSVGGYHAAKLQLYADLIERQISHNNIKVLNMLNTKYVIVPGNDGHPVVQKNPDALGNAWFVKHILWAKSADAEMKALDHLDTRDTVVIDQRYKDVIQGNPSFDSTATISLIANNLNEISYRSAAGAQQFAVFSEVYYEQGWHAFIDDKPAPYYRVNYALRGMMIPAGKHTITFRFEPTSYYTGIKLAMSSYLIMLLLLTGGVVTNVRMNKMNNEKPKRV encoded by the coding sequence ATGATCGCCCGTTTAAAGAACCTGCTGCCACATGCCATTGCAATACTGGCATTGTTAATACTCTCCATAATCTACTGTAAGCCAGCTCTGAATGGCAAAATACTCAGCCAGAGTGATAATGTACAATGGCAGGGAATGGCGAAGGAAGCCATGGACTATAAAAAAGAGCATGGTATTACTCCGCTGTGGACAACAAGTATGTTCGGGGGTATGCCTACCTATCAGATAGCGATGGAGACGCCTTATGACTTTACCAACTACATTCCGGCTATCCTCACCTTCGGATTGCCTAAGCCGGTCAATGTATTATTCCTTTCCGCGCTGTGCTTTTACCTCCTGTGCATTGTACTGGGAACGAATCCATGGATAGGCTTTGCGGGAGCAGTAGCGTACACTTATGCAAGTTATTCGCCCATCATTATTGTAACAGGGCATGAAACCAAGATGCTGGCGCTCGCTTACCTGCCCGCAGTGATAGCAGGTTTTGTGCTGATCATACGCAAAAGATACCTGCTTGGAACGGGCATCATGGCATTATTTCTCACCTACCTGATAGGCGCTAATCATCTGCAGATCACCTATTACTTCTTCCTGATGCTGGGAGTGATCGCAATTGTTTATGCAGTGTACTGTATCCTCGAAAAGCAATACAGGCATCTCATTATCAGCGGCTTGCTAATAATGCTGGCAGTGGTGCTCTCAGTGGGGTCAAATGCCGTGTCTTTATGGACCACCTACGAATATGCCAGGGAAAGTACCCGTGGCGGTACTTCAGAGCTTACACCGCTGCCACATGAGTCGACTGATAAAAGTAAAGGTGGATTAGACAAAGAATATGCCTTCCGGTGGAGTTACGGCAAGTTCGAGACATTCACCATGCTGGTGCCTGACATATACGGAGGTAGTTCTTCCGGTTCACTGAGCAGCAGTTCGGAAACATATAAGAAACTGGTAGCTATAGGAGTACCGGAGCCAAGTGCAGAGGAGGTAACCAAACACTGGAATCTCTATTGGGGAGATCAGTCGTATCTTGGCACCTCCGGACCTGTATATATGGGCGCCGTAATTTGTCTGCTGACATTACTGGGTCTCTTTATTATCCGTTCCTGGCATAAATGGTGGTTGGTCGCTATAAGTACATTGGGCATTCTGTTGGCCTGGGGAAGTAATTTTCCGGCATTCAACTATTTTATGTTCGATCATTTCCCCTTGTATAATAAATTCCGGGCGCCGTCTCAGGCACTGATCATTCCTCAGTTCTCATTTGCGGTGCTGGCAGTGCTGACATTACAGGAACTGATCAGCGGGAAGCTGTCCCGAGAGGAGCTGCAAAAGAAACTGAAATGGACGGGAATGATACTCGCCGGTACCTTGCTGATGGTCTACGTGGCGTCTTTTAGTTTCAGGTATACCAATGCCACCAACAGCCAGGAAAATCCGGGCGGAGATGATATCTTTCATGCTAAACTGGTGCAGATGTTCCAGGGGAATACCCGGATAGCTGATGAGCTGATGGTCGCGTTATATGCAGACAGAGAACAACTATATCACGATGATGTATTGCGTACCGTTATTTTCGCGGGACTGGCGTTCCTGTTGTTATGGTTGTTCCTCAAAGGCCGTTTCAATACTACCTGGCTGCTGGCAGGCATTTCCCTGTTAATTGTAACAGATCTGCTGCAGGTTGACAACCGTTATCTGAATACCGGCAGTTTTATGGACGAAAACAATTATAATATTTCCTTTCAGCCGTCTGAAGCTGACCAACAGATCCTGCAGGATAAAGATCCCTATTACAGGGTGTTTAATCTGACCGCCCAACCGTTTGATGACGCCATGACATCCTATTTCCATAAGAGTGTAGGTGGTTATCATGCAGCCAAACTGCAACTATATGCGGATCTGATTGAGCGGCAGATAAGCCACAATAACATTAAGGTGCTCAATATGCTCAATACAAAATACGTGATCGTACCAGGAAATGATGGACACCCTGTCGTACAAAAGAACCCTGATGCATTGGGAAATGCCTGGTTTGTAAAACATATCCTTTGGGCGAAGAGTGCCGATGCAGAAATGAAAGCACTCGACCATCTTGATACAAGGGATACAGTAGTGATCGATCAGCGTTATAAGGATGTGATACAGGGCAATCCTTCATTCGATTCAACGGCCACCATCAGCCTGATTGCAAATAATCTGAATGAGATCAGCTACAGATCCGCGGCGGGAGCCCAACAATTTGCAGTATTTTCAGAAGTGTATTATGAGCAAGGCTGGCATGCGTTCATCGATGACAAGCCGGCGCCTTATTATCGTGTAAACTACGCATTGCGCGGTATGATGATACCGGCGGGCAAACATACGATCACTTTCAGGTTTGAACCAACATCATACTACACTGGCATTAAACTGGCGATGTCAAGCTATCTCATCATGCTATTGCTACTGACCGGAGGAGTGGTAACGAATGTAAGAATGAACAAAATGAATAACGAAAAACCGAAAAGGGTTTAA
- a CDS encoding sugar phosphate isomerase/epimerase family protein, whose protein sequence is MSSRRQFMQQAGLIAAGVMINPSGIFSKGRENTVTQIGIQLYTLRDQLAKDVKNTIEKVAQTGYSHVETFYGYKAPDQKEQFWGLDPKGLKALLKGNNLASHSGHYQLNEYLTRGNGKDEALKVQLGIANELGQKYLVVPVPPMGMWDKLTADDYKFIAEQLNKAGELARQSDLKIGYHNHYWEFRQQPDVKTSGYEIMLKGTDPSLVTFELDLFWAIKANVDPVTLFKKYPGRFSMWHVKDIDKSATEKIAGGDADHKTAMEILPHVKFAEVGTGAVDFKDIFANASVAGVKYAFVEQDKISIDPFESIKKSYGYVKSNLLKA, encoded by the coding sequence ATGAGCTCAAGAAGACAATTTATGCAACAGGCTGGCCTGATAGCCGCCGGTGTTATGATCAACCCATCTGGTATTTTCAGCAAAGGCCGTGAAAATACAGTTACCCAAATAGGTATCCAGTTATATACCCTGCGTGACCAGCTGGCGAAGGACGTGAAAAACACCATTGAGAAAGTAGCCCAGACCGGTTATAGCCATGTCGAGACATTTTATGGCTATAAAGCGCCAGACCAGAAGGAACAGTTCTGGGGACTGGACCCTAAAGGGTTGAAAGCGCTTTTAAAGGGCAATAATCTTGCGTCCCATAGCGGTCATTATCAGCTGAACGAGTACCTGACCCGCGGAAACGGCAAGGATGAAGCCCTCAAAGTGCAGCTCGGCATCGCAAATGAGCTGGGGCAGAAATACCTGGTTGTTCCAGTGCCACCCATGGGTATGTGGGATAAGCTGACGGCAGATGATTATAAATTCATTGCTGAACAGTTGAACAAAGCCGGGGAGCTGGCCCGGCAATCTGATCTGAAAATCGGATATCATAATCACTACTGGGAGTTCAGGCAGCAACCCGATGTCAAAACTTCGGGATATGAGATCATGCTGAAAGGCACCGATCCCTCTTTGGTAACTTTCGAGCTGGACCTCTTCTGGGCAATTAAGGCCAATGTCGATCCGGTAACGTTATTCAAAAAATACCCCGGTCGTTTTTCTATGTGGCATGTAAAAGACATTGATAAATCAGCTACAGAGAAAATTGCAGGTGGCGATGCAGATCATAAGACTGCTATGGAGATCCTGCCGCATGTGAAATTTGCAGAAGTGGGTACAGGCGCTGTTGATTTTAAGGACATTTTCGCCAATGCCAGTGTAGCAGGTGTAAAATATGCTTTCGTAGAGCAGGACAAAATTTCGATTGATCCGTTTGAAAGTATTAAGAAAAGCTACGGATATGTGAAAAGTAATTTATTAAAGGCATAA
- a CDS encoding OmpA family protein codes for MILIYGCYATRIMAQNLVLNASFEDVNICTEYTAPCAPSAWLSVAPEVARMKYLCNGTALQGEHHVVLLQEGRDNPDTRVYIQTRLLCPLEKGRAYRIRLYMNTDNYPLRAGVRFDTAFIFTENAICLTAPASVELTENDVEKKLFRLNHPWYILEKTYVATGAATHLLIGNFRPPEKKSGGYKNAQLLIDSVSITPVDGQVACSGQDSAFLQLYTEHHRHSIPERYIPAGSLIRRVDSRSGCDTIILKDDLFTADRSSLNARYKQQIDEALKNYRSGNRARILLIGHAWQAASDEFNKIISADKAKAVANYLVYNEGYSFDDFDIQGVGKRYPRYDTAGNAAGDNNRVEMIICRPPIAKDTIRPRKVVQHPDTLVIPDILFKFNSSELNTAFYSSLDSLMKKIPRDGSIQLQVSGHTDNAGTAAYNNTLSVKRAYAVAHYMQAHGLGNDIRQINGAGESQPVANNQSAEGRRRNRRVEIIIFYSPD; via the coding sequence ATGATACTGATTTATGGTTGCTATGCAACGCGCATAATGGCCCAGAACCTGGTGCTGAATGCTTCTTTTGAAGATGTAAATATCTGTACGGAATATACAGCGCCCTGTGCCCCGTCTGCCTGGCTCTCTGTAGCCCCGGAGGTTGCCAGAATGAAATACCTGTGCAATGGCACCGCTCTCCAGGGTGAGCACCATGTTGTCTTACTCCAGGAAGGTCGTGATAACCCCGATACCAGAGTATATATCCAGACACGTCTGTTATGCCCTCTGGAAAAAGGCAGGGCTTACAGGATACGCCTGTATATGAACACAGATAATTATCCCCTGCGTGCCGGGGTCCGCTTTGATACAGCATTTATCTTTACGGAAAACGCCATCTGCCTTACTGCTCCCGCCAGCGTTGAACTGACTGAGAATGATGTTGAGAAGAAGCTGTTCCGCCTCAATCACCCCTGGTATATCCTGGAAAAGACCTACGTTGCCACTGGCGCTGCTACACATTTGCTGATAGGTAATTTCAGGCCTCCCGAGAAGAAAAGTGGCGGTTATAAAAATGCACAACTCCTGATAGATAGTGTCAGTATAACGCCTGTAGATGGCCAGGTGGCCTGTTCGGGCCAGGACAGCGCCTTTCTGCAGCTGTATACAGAACATCACAGGCACAGTATTCCTGAAAGGTACATTCCCGCCGGTAGCCTTATCCGTCGCGTGGACAGTCGTTCCGGCTGCGATACCATCATCCTGAAAGATGACCTGTTCACTGCCGACAGGAGCAGCCTGAATGCCCGCTATAAACAGCAGATCGACGAGGCCCTAAAGAATTACCGGAGCGGTAACCGGGCCCGTATACTCCTGATCGGCCACGCATGGCAGGCGGCTTCCGATGAATTCAATAAGATCATCTCTGCAGATAAAGCGAAGGCTGTAGCCAACTATCTTGTTTATAACGAAGGGTACAGCTTTGACGACTTCGATATACAGGGGGTAGGTAAGCGCTATCCCCGGTACGATACGGCTGGCAATGCCGCCGGCGACAACAACCGTGTGGAGATGATCATTTGCAGGCCGCCCATTGCGAAAGACACTATTCGTCCACGGAAGGTGGTGCAACATCCTGATACCCTCGTCATTCCCGATATCCTCTTCAAATTCAACAGCAGCGAACTCAATACCGCGTTCTATAGCTCGCTGGACAGCCTCATGAAAAAGATTCCCCGTGATGGCAGTATACAGTTACAGGTAAGCGGTCATACAGATAATGCCGGCACCGCTGCATACAACAATACGCTCTCCGTTAAGCGGGCATACGCTGTAGCCCACTATATGCAGGCACATGGCCTTGGAAACGATATCAGGCAGATCAATGGCGCCGGCGAAAGTCAGCCGGTGGCCAATAACCAGTCTGCTGAAGGCAGAAGAAGGAACCGCAGAGTAGAGATCATCATTTTTTATAGTCCTGATTAA
- a CDS encoding helix-turn-helix domain-containing protein — protein sequence MRKESSTNTLNRNKIHVNCGMAYTLDLIGGRWKPAILWALLEGKLRYSELKKNIPDVSERILVLQLRELEKDGLIKRLVYAEVPPRVEYELTNDGQSMKQMLQIISDWGNVHRPKKTN from the coding sequence ATGAGAAAGGAAAGCTCAACTAATACATTGAACAGGAATAAGATACACGTAAATTGCGGGATGGCTTATACGCTCGATCTGATTGGTGGAAGGTGGAAACCGGCGATCCTCTGGGCGCTGCTCGAAGGCAAACTCCGGTATAGTGAGCTAAAAAAGAACATTCCGGACGTATCTGAGCGTATTCTTGTACTGCAGCTGCGGGAGCTGGAAAAAGACGGGCTGATCAAGCGCCTGGTATATGCAGAAGTGCCACCAAGAGTAGAATATGAACTCACGAACGACGGTCAGTCCATGAAACAAATGTTGCAGATCATTTCCGACTGGGGAAATGTGCACAGGCCTAAAAAGACAAATTAG